A genome region from Triticum aestivum cultivar Chinese Spring chromosome 2B, IWGSC CS RefSeq v2.1, whole genome shotgun sequence includes the following:
- the LOC123043138 gene encoding indole-2-monooxygenase, giving the protein MAGLVMLEMLPRAWFLYLFPLFLLFLHYYCFTVNGKTGKGQQRESRLPPSPPALPIIGHLHLVGSRPHASLRDLAARHGRDGLMLLRLGAVPTLVVSSPRAAEAVLRTHDHIFASRPRSMVPDIILYGSSDVAFAPYGEHWRQAKKLLTNHVLSVKKVESLRTVSMEQVSMVMAKINEAAAVGGVMDMSKLLKSFKCDIACRIVSGEYFLKEGRSKLFQELTSETSHLLGGFNMEKFYPTLARVGVGLLKRNISAKAERVKNRWDDLLDKVIDDHDSKDKSMFDYNCGNFIDILLSIQMEYGLTREHMKALLIDVFFGSIETMSNTLEFTLAEIMRSPRLIGKLQDEVRSIIPKGQELVSEADINKMAYLRAVIKESLRLHPVAPLLAPHLAMADCNIDGYMVPAKTHVLINVWALGRDSSCWEDAEEFIPERFIEEGSDMGVNFKGNDFQLLPFGAGRRMCPGINLGIATVELMLANLMHHFDWELPLGVERKDINMTEVFGLTVCRMEKLLLVPKSCM; this is encoded by the exons ATGGCAGGTCTCGTCATGCTAGAGATGCTTCCGCGGGCATGGTTTCTGTATCTCTTCCCGCTCTTCCTCTTGTTTCTGCATTATTATTGCTTCACTGTGAATGGGAAGACAGGAAAAGGGCAGCAGCGAGAAAGCCGCCTTCCGCCTTCTCCACCGGCACTGCCCATCATCGGACACCTGCACCTCGTTGGCTCTCGCCCGCACGCCTCCCTCCGCGACCTCGCTGCAAGGCACGGCCGCGACGGCCTCATGCTCCTCCGTCTCGGCGCCGTGCCGACGCTCGTCGTGTCGTCGCCGCGTGCCGCGGAGGCGGTACTGCGCACGCACGACCACATCTTTGCGTCACGGCCCCGCTCCATGGTCCCCGACATCATCTTGTATGGCTCATCCGACGTCGCCTTTGCGCCATATGGCGAGCACTGGCGGCAGGCAAAGAAGCTCCTCACGAACCACGTGTTGAGTGTTAAAAAGGTGGAGTCTCTCCGCACCGTCTCCATGGAACAG GTGAGCATGGTGATGGCCAAGATTAATGAGGCCGCCGCAGTAGGAGGTGTGATGGACATGAGCAAGCTTCTCAAGTCATTCAAATGTGACATTGCGTGCCGCATCGTGTCGGGAGAATACTTCCTAAAAGAAGGACGAAGCAAGTTGTTCCAGGAGCTCACTAGCGAAACATCACATCTGCTAGGAGGGTTCAACATGGAGAAGTTCTACCCAACATTGGCTAGGGTAGGAGTAGGGCTGCTTAAGAGGAACATTAGTGCAAAGGCTGAGAGAGTGAAAAATAGATGGGATGATCTGCTGGACAAGGTGATCGATGATCATGATAGCAAGGACAAGTCAATGTTTGATTACAACTGTGGCAATTTCATAGACATTCTATTATCTATTCAGATGGAGTATGGTCTCACGAGAGAGCACATGAAAGCTCTACTAATT GATGTATTTTTCGGTTCAATAGAGACGATGTCTAACACTCTGGAATTCACATTGGCTGAGATCATGAGGAGCCCCCGCCTGATTGGGAAGCTACAAGACGAGGTAAGGAGTATCATACCCAAGGGACAAGAGCTTGTCAGCGAAGCTGACATTAACAAGATGGCATACCTAAGAGCAGTCATAAAGGAGTCACTCCGACTCCATCCTGTTGCGCCTTTACTTGCTCCACACCTGGCTATGGCTGACTGCAACATTGATGGGTACATGGTTCCTGCTAAGACACATGTCTTGATCAATGTATGGGCCCTTGGTAGAGACTCTAGCTGTTGGGAGGACGCTGAAGAGTTCATACCGGAAAGATTTATAGAAGAAGGAAGTGATATGGGTGTCAATTTCAAGGGGAATGATTTCCAGCTCTTGCCATTTGGGGCAGGACGCAGGATGTGCCCTGGTATAAACCTCGGGATCGCGACCGTCGAGCTTATGTTGGCAAACTTGATGCACCATTTCGACTGGGAACTCCCGCTTGGGGTTGAGAGAAAAGACATCAATATGACAGAGGTGTTTGGGCTAACTGTGTGCCGGATGGAGAAACTATTGTTAGTTCCCAAGTCATGCATGTAG